The window ATATACATTGAGCTATAAAAATATGGAAACAAATTACTCTTCAGGAGAGAAAATTAAAAACTTCTCATTCTTTAAAAAGGATGGATCATACTTCACAAATACATTTAGTTTCTATTACGATACAATGAATCAATCAGAGTATGCAACTAAAGGTGGGCAAGGATTATTACAAGTGTTCTCTGAAACTAATGCAAAAGAAGGAAACTCTTTTGAAGGATATTCAGCAATGGCTACAAAGTATTTCCCAATAGGGAATAGTTGGTCTTTAAATGTTAACTTAAGTGGAGGACAGATGTATAACGCTGAAAATACACCACTTTCAGAGTTATTTAATTTAGGAGGATTAAGAAGTAATCCATTGAGAAGAAACTACTCTTTTGTAGGATTACCAATTTCATCTGTTTATACAGATAACTTCTTCCTAGGAGGAGCAGGATTACAATATACAGTATTTACAAATTTATACTTAAGCTTGAACTATAATATAGGAACATATAATTACTATTCTGGATTTGAAAGCGAAAAAGGTATTTGGGATATGAGAAAAGAGGGATATGGAGTAGGAATTGGATGGGATACATTCTTAGGACCAATGGATTTTTCTATATCTAATAATGTGTTAAATAACGAAACTTTATTCCAAGTTCATATAGGATATGTTTTCTAAAGAAAATAAAGAGAGATTAAAATAAAGGAAGAGCAAAAATATTTAAGTAAAGTTAGTTAAAGATGATAAGTTTAAGGAGGATTTTATTATGTTTAAAAAGTTAGCCTATCTATCACCACTAGCTTTACTTATGTTTCAGGGTTGTACATCTTTAATTGATGGACATATGGTAGCTGTGGATTCATTTGCACCAAAGATGGTACCAGCGGGGACATACTATCTTTCATCTAAGGGACCAGAAGCAGGATTACAAAAACAAACTTTTGAAAACTCACTACAAAATATGTTAGCATCAAAAGGATATACAAGAACCTTTGTAAATAAAGGAGCAAATTATAATATAGTTTATGACTATACTGTTACAGGTCCATTTACAACAGAGGAAAGCTTCCCAGCTCCAGTAAATGAATGGTGGGGAGTAGAACAAACATATGGTGGAGTTCACAATGGAATGTTTGAAGAGGCATGGTACAGTGATAATACTCAATTTGTAAATTATTTTGTAAAAGCATTAAGCTTGTCAGCTTATGCAAATAGTATTCCAGTGTGGCAAGTAAAAGGTCATGTACAAGCTGAAACACCAGATTTAAATCAAGATTATCGATATCTAATTTCAGGAATTTCTGATTATATTGATCAAAGTTCTGGAAAAGTAGTATACATAAATGTTGTTAAGAACTCAAAAACAGGAGATTACACAGCAACTAAATGGTAGAATTAAAACCTCTAAGTTTAACTTAGAGGTTTTTTTTATTTTACTATAAAAAGGTTTAGAAAACATACATAATGAAATAAAAAAAATATAATAAATCACTTAAAATACAAAAAAATAAAATAAAAATTTGACAAAATAAAAATCAGATTGTATACTAAATTAAAAATCGTATACAATCTTAGAAAAAGTATACAAAGAGAGGTAGACATGTCAGTAAAAAATAATACAGAAAATATATATGAAGATCTAAAAGAAAAAATAATGAATTTAGAATATAAACCAGGTCAAACAATAACAGAGCAAGAGATAAGTAATATTTATGGAGTTTCAAGAACACCAAGTAGAGATATATTGAATAAACTTTCATCAACAGGACTTATTGAAAGTGTTCCATTTAAATCAAGTTATGTAAGTCTATTAGATATGGATATCATAAAACAAAGTATTTATATGAGAATAGTTTTAGAAAAGCAAATAATAAAAGATGCAGTGAGATTAATAGATGATAAATTTATTGCAGATATGGAGTATAATCTTAAACTTCAAGAGCTTCTTTTAAAAAGAGAGTTTGAAACAAAAGAGTTCTATGATCTAGATTGCCAGTTACATAAATTATGGTATGAATTAACAAAAAATATATTTATTTGGGAGCAGATAGAAAAGGCTCAGATTCACTATAAGAGATTTAAGATGCTAGATATATTAGAAGTTAAAAATTTTAAAGCAATCTATGAGGATCATAAAATGTTAGTAGAGGTTATAAAAGAAAAAAATACAGATAAAATAGAAGAGATAATATCAGAACATCTTTTTAGTGGAATAAATAGATTACAAAATTTAATACATGGGGAATTTGAAAATTATTTTAATAAAAGATAAAAAGATAAAAAGAAGGGGTGTATAATTATGAAAAAATTAGTAAATTTAGGATTAGGTGTTGTATTTACAGGAGTTTTAATGGGATGCTCTGGAGATAAAGATGCAAAAACAACAGGATCAACAACATTAAAAGTAGCTTTTAATCAATCGGAATCTCATCCACAATATAAAGCATTAAAAGATTTTGGAGATAAATTAGATAAAG of the Cetobacterium sp. NK01 genome contains:
- a CDS encoding GntR family transcriptional regulator; its protein translation is MSVKNNTENIYEDLKEKIMNLEYKPGQTITEQEISNIYGVSRTPSRDILNKLSSTGLIESVPFKSSYVSLLDMDIIKQSIYMRIVLEKQIIKDAVRLIDDKFIADMEYNLKLQELLLKREFETKEFYDLDCQLHKLWYELTKNIFIWEQIEKAQIHYKRFKMLDILEVKNFKAIYEDHKMLVEVIKEKNTDKIEEIISEHLFSGINRLQNLIHGEFENYFNKR